In the Candidatus Methanoperedens sp. genome, one interval contains:
- the mcrG gene encoding coenzyme-B sulfoethylthiotransferase subunit gamma → MAYKPQYYPGSTSVAKNRRKFMSDDVEKMRDISDEDLTALLGHRAPGSDYPSTHPPLSEIGEPACPVREVVEPTPGAAAGDRMRYVQFADSMYNGPAVPYWRSYHAAINFRGVDPGTLSGRQVNEMRERDMEEYAKRQSETEITDWGLAGMRGCTVHGHSLRLQEDGVMFDMLDRRRLEGGVIVSDKDQVGVPIDRKVNLGKPMSEAEAAKRTTIYRVDNVAFRSDKEVIEHVQRVWELRTKYGFVPKA, encoded by the coding sequence ATGGCATATAAACCACAATATTATCCTGGCAGCACCTCAGTTGCTAAGAATAGAAGAAAATTTATGTCAGATGATGTAGAGAAAATGCGTGATATTTCTGATGAAGATTTAACAGCATTACTCGGTCATAGGGCACCAGGTTCCGATTACCCGAGCACACATCCACCACTCTCAGAGATTGGTGAACCAGCATGCCCGGTAAGAGAAGTCGTTGAACCAACACCAGGCGCAGCAGCCGGCGACAGAATGAGATATGTACAGTTCGCTGACTCAATGTATAACGGTCCAGCAGTACCATACTGGAGATCGTACCATGCAGCCATCAATTTCAGAGGAGTCGACCCAGGTACATTATCTGGCAGACAAGTCAATGAAATGAGAGAGAGAGATATGGAAGAGTACGCCAAGAGACAGTCGGAAACCGAAATCACTGACTGGGGTCTTGCAGGCATGAGAGGCTGTACAGTTCACGGTCACTCCCTCAGATTACAGGAAGACGGCGTAATGTTCGATATGTTGGACAGGCGCAGACTTGAGGGCGGCGTCATTGTAAGTGACAAAGACCAGGTCGGCGTACCAATTGACAGAAAAGTCAACCTTGGAAAACCAATGAGCGAAGCAGAAGCAGCAAAGAGAACCACCATCTATAGAGTGGACAATGTTGCATTCAGAAGCGATAAAGAAGTTATTGAACATGTTCAGAGAGTCTGGGAATTAAGAACCAAATATGGGTTCGTCCCAAAGGCGTGA
- the mcrA gene encoding coenzyme-B sulfoethylthiotransferase subunit alpha, translating to MAVRFQKAMETKYTKEWGTNKNKGGKITDKKTKYLRLGYQQNPRKVEMAKCGAAITKKRGLQAYDPKLHLAGIPMGQRQLTPYTISGTDIVCDGDDLHFVNNAAMQQEWDDIRRSCVVGLDLAHEVLEKRLGKEVTPETINYYLEVLNHAMPGAAIVQEHMVETHPALVDDCYVKIFTGDETLQDEVDKQFVINIDNEFPENQAKQVKAAVGKTSWQAVHIPTIVTRTEDGPGTSRWMAMQVGMTFISAYHMCAGEAAVGELAFTAKHAGLVEMGDMIPARRARGPNEPGGLSFGHMADIVQTNRKGPEDPVNVVLQTASAATMLYDQIWLGGYMSGGVGFTMYATPAYTNDIVDDFLYWADEYASKKYGGRGKAKATIDTVKDIATESTLYSLEAYEKYPTTLEDHFGGSQRATVCSIAAGGATALATGHSQAGLSAWYLSMYLHKEAHGRLGFFGYDLQDQCGATNVFSIASDEGCIGECRGANYPNYAMNVGHQGGYTSVVAAAHAGKDAFCVNPLVKVCFADELINFDFADPRGAFGKAALREWDRCAGERAFVIPAK from the coding sequence ATGGCAGTAAGATTCCAAAAAGCAATGGAAACAAAATATACTAAAGAATGGGGCACTAATAAGAACAAGGGCGGTAAAATAACCGATAAGAAGACCAAATACCTCAGACTTGGCTATCAGCAGAACCCAAGAAAGGTAGAAATGGCAAAGTGCGGAGCAGCAATCACCAAGAAGAGAGGATTGCAGGCTTATGACCCCAAGTTGCACTTAGCAGGTATCCCCATGGGTCAGAGACAGTTGACCCCATACACAATATCTGGAACAGATATCGTATGCGATGGTGACGACCTTCACTTCGTCAACAATGCAGCAATGCAGCAGGAATGGGACGACATCAGAAGATCATGCGTCGTAGGTCTTGACCTCGCACATGAAGTTCTTGAGAAGAGATTAGGCAAGGAAGTTACACCTGAGACAATCAACTACTACCTTGAAGTTTTGAACCACGCAATGCCTGGAGCAGCAATTGTCCAGGAACACATGGTTGAAACACACCCGGCATTAGTAGATGACTGCTATGTGAAAATATTCACAGGTGATGAAACCCTTCAGGATGAAGTAGATAAGCAGTTCGTTATCAACATTGACAACGAATTCCCAGAAAACCAGGCAAAACAGGTCAAAGCAGCAGTAGGCAAGACCTCCTGGCAGGCAGTACACATCCCAACCATCGTCACAAGAACTGAAGATGGACCAGGAACAAGCCGCTGGATGGCAATGCAGGTCGGTATGACCTTTATCAGCGCATATCATATGTGCGCCGGTGAAGCAGCAGTCGGAGAACTTGCATTCACAGCCAAACACGCAGGACTTGTCGAAATGGGTGACATGATCCCGGCACGCAGAGCAAGAGGTCCAAATGAGCCAGGAGGATTATCCTTCGGTCATATGGCAGATATCGTCCAGACAAACAGAAAGGGTCCAGAAGATCCAGTCAATGTAGTATTGCAGACTGCAAGCGCAGCCACAATGTTATATGACCAGATCTGGCTCGGTGGCTACATGTCAGGTGGCGTCGGATTCACAATGTATGCAACACCAGCATACACCAATGATATCGTCGATGACTTCCTGTACTGGGCAGACGAATATGCATCAAAGAAATATGGCGGTCGCGGAAAGGCAAAAGCCACAATCGACACCGTAAAAGACATCGCTACAGAATCAACACTGTACAGTCTTGAAGCATACGAGAAATATCCGACCACACTGGAAGACCACTTCGGCGGTTCACAGCGCGCAACAGTCTGTTCAATAGCAGCAGGCGGCGCAACAGCTCTGGCAACAGGCCACAGCCAGGCCGGTCTCTCCGCATGGTATCTGTCCATGTACCTCCACAAAGAGGCACACGGCAGACTTGGATTCTTCGGGTATGACCTGCAGGATCAGTGCGGCGCAACCAACGTGTTCTCAATTGCCTCAGATGAAGGCTGCATAGGCGAATGCAGAGGCGCAAACTACCCCAACTACGCAATGAACGTAGGTCACCAGGGTGGATACACCTCAGTAGTAGCAGCAGCTCACGCAGGCAAGGACGCCTTCTGCGTCAATCCATTGGTCAAAGTCTGCTTCGCAGATGAATTGATCAACTTTGACTTCGCAGATCCAAGGGGCGCATTCGGCAAGGCAGCACTCAGAGAATGGGACCGCTGCGCCGGTGAGAGAGCATTCGTTATCCCAGCAAAGTAA